One stretch of Desulfovibrio sp. DNA includes these proteins:
- a CDS encoding amino acid ABC transporter ATP-binding protein — MTESSTTAPIITIRNVWKYFDSLPALQDVSLDIAPGERVVIIGPSGSGKSTLLRSINRLEEIDQGKIVVKGQDIMSPDNDINLIRQNLGMVFQQFNLFPHKTVLENLTLAPIKLRKLTREEAEARALGLLKKVGISEKANVYPAMLSGGQQQRVAIARALAMQPAIMLFDEPTSALDPEMVGEVLDVMVKLAEEGMTMVCVTHEMGFARTVADRLIFMDQGQIVEQGRPETLFTTPRHPRLRQFLNQIL; from the coding sequence ATGACGGAAAGTAGCACCACCGCCCCCATTATCACCATTCGCAACGTCTGGAAGTATTTTGACTCGCTGCCCGCGCTGCAGGACGTGAGCCTGGATATCGCGCCCGGCGAGCGCGTGGTCATCATCGGCCCCTCCGGATCGGGCAAGTCAACCCTGTTGCGTTCCATCAACCGGCTGGAAGAGATCGATCAGGGCAAGATCGTGGTCAAGGGTCAGGACATCATGAGCCCTGACAATGACATCAACCTGATCCGCCAGAATCTTGGCATGGTCTTTCAGCAGTTTAACCTGTTCCCCCACAAGACTGTGCTGGAAAACCTGACCCTCGCGCCCATCAAGCTGCGCAAACTTACACGCGAAGAGGCCGAAGCCCGCGCCCTTGGCCTGCTCAAAAAGGTGGGCATCAGCGAGAAGGCCAACGTGTATCCGGCCATGCTCTCCGGTGGCCAGCAGCAGCGCGTGGCCATAGCCCGCGCCCTGGCCATGCAGCCCGCCATCATGCTTTTTGACGAACCCACCTCGGCCCTTGACCCGGAAATGGTGGGCGAAGTGCTGGACGTTATGGTCAAACTGGCGGAAGAAGGCATGACCATGGTCTGCGTTACCCACGAAATGGGCTTTGCCCGCACCGTGGCAGACAGGCTCATCTTTATGGATCAGGGGCAGATTGTGGAGCAGGGCAGACCCGAAACCCTGTTCACGACCCCACGGCATCCCCGCCTGCGCCAGTTCCTCAATCAGATTCTGTAA